One segment of Pontibacter akesuensis DNA contains the following:
- a CDS encoding RtcB family protein, translating into MKKNKSKAPAKLSADSLLRLGFPSGKPLGTALNIVHTYYKDLPKNHQIELLQDVLDAPDQYQLHSTLGPLALAILAQKEAAPIALKEQQQDYTIYGASGIDEGAFRQMEIAMRLPVARAGALMPDAHQGYGLPIGGVLATENAVIPYGVGVDIGCRMSMSIYDINTGFLSKNTEELKKMLLDNTRFGHTSFKRPKGHDVMDRPEFSEIPIVRELKDRAFLQLGTSGGGNHFVEFGTVDIKDADNEFNLPVGSYLAVLSHSGSRGLGANIAGYYTKVAMDSCRLPQEAKHLAWLDLATEAGQEYWLAMNLAGDYASACHHQIHERLSEALGESPLATIENHHNFAWKEKDAKGREYIVHRKGATPAGKGVLGIIPGSMATPGFLVRGKGEAKALNSASHGAGRVMSRTQAKNTLSKPQVQKHLKKAGIEVLGSDLDEAPMVYKDIHQVMAAQQDLVEVVGVFNPKIVRMNGDEKYMEVD; encoded by the coding sequence ATGAAAAAGAACAAAAGCAAAGCCCCGGCAAAGTTAAGTGCTGACAGTCTGCTTCGGCTGGGGTTTCCGTCGGGTAAACCACTGGGCACAGCCCTGAACATTGTGCACACGTATTACAAGGACTTGCCTAAAAACCACCAGATTGAGTTACTCCAGGATGTGCTGGATGCCCCTGATCAGTACCAGTTGCACAGTACGCTCGGGCCGCTGGCTCTGGCTATTCTGGCACAGAAAGAGGCGGCTCCTATCGCACTGAAGGAACAACAGCAGGACTATACCATTTATGGTGCCTCGGGCATAGATGAGGGGGCTTTTCGGCAAATGGAGATTGCCATGCGCCTGCCGGTTGCCCGTGCGGGTGCCCTGATGCCTGACGCGCACCAAGGTTACGGCCTGCCGATTGGCGGAGTGCTGGCCACAGAGAACGCCGTGATCCCTTACGGTGTGGGCGTGGATATCGGCTGCCGCATGAGTATGAGCATCTACGACATTAACACCGGCTTCCTCTCAAAAAATACCGAAGAGCTAAAGAAAATGCTCTTAGATAACACCCGCTTCGGCCATACCTCCTTTAAAAGGCCAAAGGGCCACGACGTGATGGACCGGCCGGAGTTTTCCGAGATCCCTATTGTACGGGAGTTAAAAGACCGGGCCTTTTTGCAGCTGGGTACCTCGGGCGGCGGAAATCATTTTGTGGAGTTTGGCACAGTAGACATCAAAGACGCCGACAATGAGTTTAACCTGCCGGTTGGGAGTTACCTGGCGGTGCTCTCCCACTCCGGCTCACGCGGTTTAGGGGCTAACATTGCCGGTTACTACACCAAAGTGGCCATGGATTCGTGCCGCCTGCCGCAGGAGGCAAAGCACCTGGCCTGGCTCGACCTGGCCACCGAAGCAGGCCAGGAATACTGGCTGGCGATGAACCTGGCCGGCGACTACGCCTCTGCCTGCCACCACCAGATACACGAGCGGCTTTCGGAGGCGCTGGGAGAATCGCCCCTGGCTACCATCGAAAATCACCACAACTTCGCCTGGAAGGAAAAGGACGCCAAAGGCAGGGAATATATTGTGCACCGCAAAGGCGCTACTCCGGCGGGTAAGGGCGTGCTCGGCATTATTCCGGGCTCCATGGCAACCCCTGGTTTTCTGGTGCGGGGGAAGGGCGAGGCAAAAGCGCTTAACTCTGCCTCGCATGGTGCAGGCCGCGTAATGTCTCGGACACAGGCCAAGAACACGCTCTCTAAACCACAGGTACAAAAGCACCTGAAAAAAGCAGGCATTGAGGTGCTAGGCTCCGATTTGGACGAGGCACCGATGGTATACAAAGACATTCACCAGGTGATGGCTGCTCAGCAGGATCTGGTGGAAGTGGTGGGCGTGTTTAACCCAAAGATCGTGCGGATGAACGGCGACGAAAAATATATGGAGGTGGATTAG
- a CDS encoding lytic transglycosylase domain-containing protein, which translates to MAQQIWRYVWGTMVVVLALQFCSQQPHVAPTTETTAETNKAGFTSPPLPEALTFAGEVVPLEIPDVAERLDRELLSNSYYHSGTLLGLKRMQRYVPEIKRLLRENDVPEDFIYLALAESLFGQVTSPAGASGFWQLMPDTARGYGMIVNSEVDERFHVEKATIAACRYLKSAKKRFGTWTNAAASYNRGMGGLDRALEKQGVSSYYDLYLNDETSRYMFRILALKEVLGNPAKYGFHFTPEQGYNPLPTRSVTVTSTISNLPKYALEQGTNYKTLRLYNPWIKDYELTVPSGKQFVLELPAK; encoded by the coding sequence ATGGCACAGCAGATTTGGAGATATGTATGGGGAACGATGGTAGTGGTATTGGCGCTTCAGTTTTGCAGCCAGCAACCGCACGTAGCCCCCACCACGGAAACGACTGCCGAAACAAATAAAGCCGGCTTCACTTCGCCTCCCTTGCCCGAGGCTTTAACATTTGCGGGTGAGGTTGTGCCGTTAGAGATTCCGGATGTAGCCGAGCGCCTCGACCGCGAGCTCCTTTCTAACAGCTATTACCACTCAGGTACATTGCTGGGCTTAAAGCGCATGCAGCGATATGTGCCTGAGATTAAACGCTTGCTTCGGGAAAACGACGTACCGGAGGATTTTATTTACCTGGCGCTGGCCGAAAGCTTGTTTGGGCAGGTTACCTCACCGGCCGGAGCCTCTGGTTTCTGGCAGCTAATGCCGGACACAGCCCGGGGCTACGGCATGATCGTGAACAGCGAGGTGGACGAGCGCTTTCATGTGGAGAAAGCCACTATTGCCGCCTGCCGCTACCTGAAATCGGCCAAAAAGCGCTTCGGCACCTGGACCAACGCCGCGGCCTCCTATAACCGCGGCATGGGAGGGTTGGACAGAGCACTGGAGAAGCAGGGCGTGAGCTCTTACTACGACCTCTACTTAAACGACGAAACCTCCCGCTACATGTTCCGCATTCTGGCACTGAAAGAGGTGCTGGGCAACCCGGCCAAGTATGGCTTCCACTTTACACCCGAGCAGGGCTACAACCCACTGCCAACGCGCTCTGTAACGGTTACCAGCACTATCAGCAACCTACCCAAGTATGCGCTGGAGCAGGGCACCAATTATAAAACGCTGCGCCTCTACAACCCCTGGATCAAAGATTACGAGCTGACGGTTCCCAGCGGGAAGCAATTTGTACTCGAACTGCCAGCGAAATAA
- a CDS encoding glycosyltransferase family 1 protein, with product MFKDTAESFAQNDVQNISVDTKSEPVSPTKKAATPSLASFLSQLPDVVCLSHLRWDFVYQRPQHLLSRFARHSRVFFVEEPIFEHVEEPYLDTASRGENITLAVPHLPHGLEPQRIEEVQRELLVQLFAEHAIEQPILWYYTPMALSFSEHLQPALTVYDCMDELSAFKFAPARLKDLEQQLFQKADLVFTGGQSLYEAKKEQHPAIKAFPSSIDKAHFAKAKEALPVPADQAAIPEPRLGFFGVIDERMDLDLLAEIADAKPEWQLVMIGPVVKIDPASLPQRENIHYLGGKSYQELPAYLSSWQVALLPFAINESTAFISPTKTPEYLAAGKPVVSTPIRDVVRPYGEEVLVHIAATAPEFVQAVEAALLQQDDKVWQQKVQDFMGNMSWDQTWQSMVALMLHAMQQRNL from the coding sequence ATGTTCAAAGACACTGCTGAGTCATTTGCTCAAAATGACGTCCAAAATATCTCGGTAGATACGAAAAGTGAACCTGTTTCACCCACCAAAAAAGCAGCCACTCCCAGCTTAGCAAGTTTCCTGTCGCAGTTGCCCGATGTGGTATGTCTGTCACACTTACGCTGGGATTTTGTGTACCAGCGGCCACAACACCTGCTTTCCCGTTTTGCCCGCCACAGCCGGGTTTTTTTTGTGGAGGAGCCCATTTTCGAACATGTGGAGGAGCCCTACCTGGACACAGCCTCGCGCGGGGAAAATATCACCCTTGCCGTACCACACCTGCCGCATGGCCTGGAGCCACAGCGTATAGAGGAGGTGCAGCGCGAACTCCTGGTCCAACTTTTCGCTGAGCATGCCATTGAGCAGCCTATTCTCTGGTATTACACCCCGATGGCATTAAGCTTTTCAGAGCATCTGCAGCCTGCCCTCACCGTGTATGACTGCATGGATGAGTTGTCGGCATTTAAGTTTGCACCGGCCCGCCTGAAAGACCTGGAGCAGCAGCTTTTCCAGAAGGCAGACCTGGTGTTTACGGGTGGGCAAAGCCTGTACGAAGCAAAAAAAGAACAGCATCCGGCTATAAAAGCTTTCCCAAGCAGCATCGACAAAGCGCATTTTGCTAAAGCCAAAGAGGCGCTTCCCGTACCTGCCGATCAGGCGGCCATACCGGAGCCGCGCCTGGGCTTTTTCGGAGTGATTGATGAGCGCATGGATCTTGATCTGCTGGCGGAAATAGCCGATGCAAAACCCGAATGGCAACTCGTGATGATTGGCCCGGTGGTTAAAATTGATCCGGCTTCGTTGCCGCAAAGGGAGAACATCCATTACCTCGGCGGCAAATCTTACCAGGAACTGCCGGCATACCTAAGCTCCTGGCAGGTGGCCCTGCTGCCCTTCGCCATCAACGAATCAACTGCCTTTATCAGCCCCACCAAAACCCCCGAATACCTGGCAGCAGGCAAACCGGTGGTGTCTACGCCCATCCGGGATGTGGTGCGCCCGTACGGCGAAGAAGTCCTGGTACATATTGCTGCTACGGCCCCTGAATTTGTGCAGGCCGTTGAGGCCGCCTTGCTGCAACAGGACGACAAAGTATGGCAGCAGAAAGTGCAGGATTTCATGGGCAACATGTCCTGGGATCAGACATGGCAAAGTATGGTAGCGTTGATGCTTCATGCCATGCAGCAGAGAAATCTTTAG
- the glf gene encoding UDP-galactopyranose mutase, whose protein sequence is MFDYLIVGAGFAGSVLAERLASQQNKKVLIIDKRNHVAGNAYDHYNEDGILVHKYGPHIFHTNSKDVFDYLSAFTKWRPYEHRVLASVDGQLVPIPINLDTINQLYGLKLTAFDVDDFFKSVAEEVSPVRTSEDVVVSKVGRELYEKFFRNYTRKQWGMDPSELDKSVTSRVPVRTNRDDRYFTDTYQAMPLHGFTAMFGQMLAHPNIKIMLNTDYHEIIDDIPFKEMIYTGPVDEYFNFKYGKLPYRSLEFKHETLEKEVHLPTAVVNFPNEHAYTRVTEFKYLTGQQHQKTSIVYEYPQAEGDPYYPVPRPENAEIYNHYKRLADATPGVHFVGRLATYKYYNMDQVVAQALTLYKKLSEEKQQKVIDGAAIKLNGAKKVWNGAIANISTNGVHGAK, encoded by the coding sequence ATGTTTGATTACCTGATAGTAGGAGCGGGCTTTGCAGGAAGCGTGCTGGCGGAGCGGTTGGCATCACAGCAAAATAAAAAAGTGCTTATTATTGATAAGCGCAACCACGTAGCAGGCAATGCCTACGACCATTATAACGAGGATGGAATACTCGTGCACAAGTATGGGCCGCACATCTTTCACACAAACTCCAAAGATGTGTTCGATTACCTGTCGGCTTTCACCAAATGGCGGCCGTACGAGCACCGTGTACTGGCAAGCGTGGATGGGCAACTGGTGCCGATTCCCATCAATCTCGACACCATTAACCAATTATACGGCCTAAAACTAACGGCTTTTGATGTGGATGATTTTTTCAAATCGGTGGCTGAAGAAGTGTCGCCGGTGCGCACCTCGGAAGATGTGGTGGTGAGCAAAGTAGGGCGGGAACTGTACGAGAAATTCTTCCGCAACTATACCCGCAAGCAGTGGGGCATGGACCCCTCGGAACTGGATAAATCCGTGACATCGCGGGTGCCGGTGCGCACTAACCGCGACGACCGCTACTTTACCGATACCTACCAGGCAATGCCCTTGCACGGGTTCACGGCCATGTTCGGGCAGATGCTGGCGCACCCCAACATCAAAATCATGCTCAATACCGATTACCACGAGATCATCGATGACATTCCGTTTAAGGAGATGATTTATACAGGTCCGGTAGATGAGTACTTCAATTTCAAGTATGGAAAGCTGCCTTACCGCTCGCTGGAGTTTAAGCACGAAACGCTGGAGAAGGAGGTGCACCTGCCAACAGCTGTTGTTAACTTCCCGAACGAGCATGCCTACACTCGCGTCACCGAGTTCAAGTACCTGACGGGGCAGCAGCACCAGAAAACAAGTATCGTGTATGAATACCCGCAAGCCGAAGGCGATCCCTACTATCCGGTGCCGCGGCCTGAAAATGCCGAAATTTACAACCATTACAAGCGATTGGCCGATGCGACGCCGGGTGTTCATTTTGTGGGCAGGCTGGCCACCTATAAGTACTACAACATGGACCAGGTTGTGGCTCAGGCTTTAACGCTCTACAAAAAACTTTCGGAAGAGAAACAGCAAAAAGTAATTGATGGCGCCGCCATCAAGCTGAACGGGGCAAAGAAAGTATGGAACGGCGCCATCGCAAACATCAGCACAAATGGAGTTCATGGAGCAAAATGA
- a CDS encoding glycoside hydrolase 5 family protein has translation MEFMEQNEQTITSLKARPETEETSRQTIGKDTAARKNQFPDFRLEQDLPWIQVAPDAPYFVTETGEDWTPIGQNDAITWPDFEGLFRRKNLQQVEGHLAWLAAHGVTCLRLMLEYAHGEHRYFEKPAGTFAPNMVKLWDDLFQLCAKYNMRILLTPVDTFWMWIRWKHHPYNHKNGGPCKKRSEWLLCPDTLQAVKNRLSFVAERWGGSGVLFAWDLWNEIHPAHAAGRTDVFSEFINELSQHLRETEQRLYGRCHPQTVSLYGPVLNEHPAVADVIFRHPKLDFATTHFYDAATINNPRDTVWSAIVTGRLVREALSHLPPNRPFFDSEHGPIHAFKDKHITLPEYFDDEYFRHMQWAHMASGGAGGGMRWPNRHPHVLTHGMRRAQKSMGGFLELVDWQNFRRKNLNEEVQVNSDAVVAFACANSRQAVLWLLRTDSSVKKTRKKLYTLNEEAEPLIVTVGIPGMAKGRYTVSYWDTAAGKILASEEINHTSEQALQVQLPPYTTDMAVALRKLS, from the coding sequence ATGGAGTTCATGGAGCAAAATGAGCAGACAATCACAAGTTTAAAAGCACGACCTGAGACAGAAGAAACCAGCAGGCAAACGATAGGTAAAGATACTGCTGCCAGAAAAAACCAGTTTCCTGATTTCAGACTGGAGCAGGATTTGCCCTGGATTCAGGTAGCCCCTGATGCACCCTACTTCGTCACCGAAACGGGTGAGGACTGGACGCCAATAGGGCAGAACGATGCGATTACGTGGCCTGATTTTGAGGGACTGTTTCGGCGGAAAAACCTGCAGCAGGTGGAGGGGCACCTGGCATGGCTGGCGGCGCATGGCGTAACCTGCCTGCGCCTGATGCTGGAATATGCGCACGGGGAGCACCGTTACTTTGAAAAGCCTGCAGGCACGTTCGCGCCGAACATGGTGAAACTGTGGGATGACCTGTTTCAGTTGTGTGCCAAGTATAACATGCGCATTCTGCTGACGCCGGTGGACACATTCTGGATGTGGATCCGGTGGAAGCACCACCCCTACAATCACAAAAATGGCGGGCCCTGCAAAAAGCGGTCGGAGTGGCTGCTCTGCCCGGACACGCTGCAGGCGGTGAAGAACAGGCTAAGCTTTGTGGCCGAGCGTTGGGGAGGCAGTGGGGTGCTCTTTGCCTGGGACCTCTGGAACGAGATTCACCCTGCCCATGCGGCAGGCCGCACCGATGTGTTTTCAGAGTTCATCAACGAGCTAAGCCAGCACCTGCGTGAAACGGAACAACGGCTTTACGGCCGTTGCCACCCGCAAACCGTGTCATTGTACGGACCTGTTCTGAATGAGCATCCAGCCGTAGCTGATGTGATTTTCCGGCACCCAAAGCTTGATTTTGCAACGACACATTTCTACGATGCGGCCACCATCAACAACCCCAGGGATACGGTGTGGTCGGCTATTGTGACGGGCAGGCTCGTGCGGGAGGCGCTGTCGCATCTGCCGCCTAACCGACCGTTCTTCGACAGCGAGCACGGACCCATTCATGCCTTCAAAGACAAGCACATTACGTTGCCCGAGTACTTTGACGATGAGTACTTCCGGCACATGCAATGGGCGCACATGGCCTCGGGAGGAGCAGGCGGTGGTATGCGCTGGCCAAACCGGCACCCTCACGTGCTGACTCATGGCATGCGCCGCGCTCAGAAAAGTATGGGTGGTTTCCTCGAACTGGTGGATTGGCAGAACTTTCGCAGAAAGAACCTGAATGAGGAAGTGCAGGTGAACTCAGATGCCGTTGTTGCTTTTGCCTGTGCCAATTCGCGGCAGGCCGTGCTGTGGCTGCTCCGCACCGACAGTAGCGTAAAGAAGACGCGAAAAAAACTTTATACTTTAAATGAGGAAGCTGAGCCGCTGATTGTAACGGTAGGTATTCCGGGTATGGCGAAAGGCAGGTATACCGTTTCTTACTGGGATACGGCAGCGGGAAAGATACTTGCATCCGAAGAAATCAACCATACTTCTGAGCAGGCACTACAGGTGCAACTGCCACCCTACACTACAGATATGGCCGTGGCGCTGCGCAAATTATCATAG
- a CDS encoding 3'-5' exonuclease — protein sequence MTLFKGLNELYEKERFLFAVSFKGLCLSFGMDFVTIDFETATPQRDSPCEIGLTVVRGHQIVETKSWLIKPQYYPHFNSFNVAVHGITPADVRNQPDFRELWPSIKPYLEGQFMIAHNASFDFSVLRKTLATYNIPLPQTRFACSLKFSKSIWQGLPKYDLKSLCNMHRIDFLHHRAASDAHACAALTLKALAHTGTRAEEEFTLKMLTKITHLS from the coding sequence ATGACGCTATTTAAAGGACTGAACGAGCTGTATGAAAAGGAGCGCTTCCTTTTTGCCGTGTCTTTTAAGGGTTTATGTTTATCTTTCGGGATGGATTTTGTGACGATAGATTTTGAGACGGCTACCCCGCAGCGCGACAGCCCGTGTGAAATTGGACTGACGGTAGTGCGCGGACACCAGATTGTGGAAACGAAGTCGTGGCTGATTAAGCCACAGTATTACCCGCACTTTAACTCCTTTAACGTAGCTGTGCATGGCATTACGCCGGCCGATGTCCGGAACCAGCCGGATTTCCGGGAGCTGTGGCCAAGTATAAAGCCGTACCTGGAGGGGCAGTTCATGATTGCGCACAACGCCAGCTTTGACTTCAGCGTGCTGCGCAAAACACTGGCCACCTACAACATTCCGCTTCCGCAGACACGCTTTGCGTGCAGCCTGAAATTCTCCAAAAGCATTTGGCAGGGATTGCCCAAGTATGATCTGAAGTCGCTGTGCAACATGCACCGTATCGACTTCCTGCACCACCGTGCCGCCTCCGATGCCCATGCCTGTGCCGCCCTTACCCTGAAAGCACTGGCACACACGGGAACTCGTGCAGAGGAGGAATTCACGCTGAAGATGCTGACCAAAATCACGCATCTAAGTTAA